A genomic region of Lytechinus pictus isolate F3 Inbred chromosome 2, Lp3.0, whole genome shotgun sequence contains the following coding sequences:
- the LOC129254614 gene encoding serine/threonine-protein phosphatase PP2A catalytic subunit 3-like, with protein MIRGNHELRPVQKMFHFEAECTQKFGATIGQQVWEAVNCCFDAMPIAAVVDNKIFCTHGGVPNSEGGVCTLAEINKIPVPLKDPETESQLAWELMWNDPLKRDFLDEDQMSEMKSNNGFIFNSRRGTGHMFSCEALERFLQVNNLSHVIRAHEVQQAGFQVQQKGKLLTVFSSSHYCGGSNEAACILADRQKLRTIRLDTS; from the exons ATGATTCGTGGAAACCACGAGTTGAGACCTGTTCAGAAGATGTTCCATTTCGAAGC agAATGTACCCAGAAGTTTGGGGCTACCATAGGTCAGCAGGTATGGGAGGCAGTCAACTGTTGCTTTGATGCCATGCCTATTGCTGCTGTTGTCGATAATAAG ATATTTTGTACACACGGAGGAGTACCAAACTCTGAGGGCGGTGTTTGTACGTTAGCTGAAATCAACAAGATACCGGTCCCTCTGAAAGATCCCGAGACAGAGAGTCAGCTGGCCTGGGAACTCATGTGGAATGATCCTCTCAA GAGGGACTTCTTGGATGAGGATCAGATGTCGGAGATGAAATCCAACAACGGCTTCATCTTCAACAGTCGTCGCGGTACAGGTCACATGTTCAGCTGTGAGGCTCTTGAGCGGTTCTTACAGGTCAACAATCTTTCTCATGTGATACGAGCGCACGAAGTACAGCAGGCAGGGTTCCAG GTTCAACAGAAGGGCAAGTTACTGACCGTTTTCTCTTCGTCACATTACTGCGGGGGATCGAATGAAGCAGCATGCATCCTGGCTGATAGGCAGAAATTAAGAACGATAAGACTCGATACATCATGA